From a single Desulfomonilia bacterium genomic region:
- a CDS encoding FAD-dependent oxidoreductase — translation MARMETEVLVIGTGIAGATCALIAAQQGLRVTLVTKRNDPHRTNTNRAQGGIVFRGKEDSPEILKEDILRAGRDINSIEAVDFISEKGPDVVEEVLIKNLHVDFTHLTDSYDENYDLTREGAHSVNRILYSADNTGEVIEKALIKAVKSHENVTIITGATAIDLVTMHHHSSDIQARYMLGDRCLGAYLFMNDRMEVDVVLAQYTVLATGGLGDIFVHSTNEKGTVGDGMVMAKRAGARVMNMEFMQFHPTTLYIPGGRRFLISEAVRGEGAKLKNLSGEYFMERYNPELKDLAPRDEVTVAIWEEMLRNKQEYVLLDIANHVKEDINERFPTISKTCREAGIDITREPVPVVPAAHYFCGGVHVNTKGWTTLRGLYAIGEVSCTGLHGANRLASTSLLEGLLWGYQSAMDIKERINSGETVRAATLASTRDWIPTGNVANEDPALIAQDWANLKNTMWNYVGIVRTESRLKRALEDLRHMFLRIEEFYRETPVSKDIISLFHGTQAAIMVAEAALRNPISIGCHLIRNEGYARTSPTLRISDM, via the coding sequence ATGGCGCGAATGGAAACCGAGGTTCTTGTAATCGGAACAGGTATTGCAGGGGCAACCTGCGCGCTGATAGCGGCACAGCAGGGTCTCAGGGTTACGCTTGTTACAAAACGCAACGATCCTCACAGGACTAACACGAACCGCGCACAGGGCGGTATTGTTTTCAGGGGAAAGGAAGATTCGCCCGAAATATTGAAAGAAGATATATTGAGAGCGGGCAGGGATATAAATTCGATTGAAGCCGTTGACTTCATCTCTGAAAAAGGTCCAGATGTCGTTGAAGAAGTGCTTATCAAGAACCTTCATGTAGATTTCACACATCTTACCGACTCGTATGATGAGAATTACGACCTTACCCGTGAAGGGGCTCATTCCGTAAACCGCATATTGTACTCGGCGGATAATACCGGCGAGGTAATCGAGAAGGCCCTGATAAAGGCTGTCAAATCGCATGAAAATGTCACTATAATAACAGGGGCTACAGCCATAGATCTAGTTACCATGCATCATCATTCAAGTGATATTCAGGCAAGGTACATGCTGGGCGACAGGTGCCTGGGGGCTTACCTGTTCATGAACGACAGGATGGAAGTCGATGTAGTGCTCGCGCAATACACGGTCCTGGCTACCGGAGGCCTCGGCGATATTTTTGTGCATTCCACCAATGAAAAGGGAACCGTCGGAGACGGCATGGTAATGGCGAAACGAGCCGGAGCCCGTGTCATGAACATGGAATTCATGCAGTTTCATCCGACGACCCTTTATATTCCTGGCGGAAGGCGTTTCCTTATCTCGGAGGCTGTGAGGGGCGAGGGCGCCAAGCTCAAGAACCTTTCAGGCGAATACTTCATGGAAAGATATAACCCGGAATTGAAGGACCTTGCCCCGAGGGATGAAGTGACGGTCGCCATTTGGGAAGAGATGCTGAGAAACAAGCAGGAATATGTACTTCTCGACATAGCGAACCATGTCAAAGAAGATATAAACGAGCGTTTCCCGACTATTTCGAAGACATGCCGCGAGGCGGGCATAGACATCACCAGGGAACCCGTGCCGGTCGTTCCGGCAGCGCACTATTTCTGCGGCGGAGTGCATGTGAATACAAAGGGATGGACAACTTTGAGGGGGCTTTATGCAATCGGCGAGGTTTCCTGTACGGGACTTCACGGTGCAAACCGTCTTGCTTCCACGTCTCTGCTGGAGGGGCTTCTCTGGGGATATCAGTCGGCAATGGACATAAAAGAAAGAATAAACTCGGGCGAAACTGTCAGGGCAGCCACGCTTGCATCGACCAGGGACTGGATACCCACAGGGAATGTTGCAAACGAAGATCCCGCGCTTATTGCTCAGGACTGGGCGAACCTGAAAAATACAATGTGGAATTATGTAGGGATTGTGCGTACCGAGTCACGGCTGAAGCGTGCCCTTGAAGATTTGAGGCACATGTTCCTGAGGATAGAGGAGTTTTACAGGGAAACCCCGGTATCGAAGGATATAATAAGTCTTTTCCATGGTACCCAGGCAGCGATCATGGTTGCCGAGGCCGCGCTCAGAAATCCCATATCGATAGGCTGCCACCTGATAAGAAACGAGGGTTATGCAAGAACTTCTCCGACATTGCGCATAAGCGATATGTAA